The genomic region GGCCATCGCCTAGGCTAGTTACCTCAACACCCCCTCGAATACTCAGCTCCCGCTTCTTGGCATCGGATAACTCAGCTACAGCTACCCCAAGAGAATTAGAGTTAGTACTGCCACTGCCAGAACTGGAGCCTTCGGATTTTTTGACGGGTGCTTGACTGGCTTCAGCATCCACCACGGTCACCATTAAATCTTTGGTACCGCCTTTACGCCAAACCTGAACGGTCGAGGTAGTGCCTGGCTTGGTATCCCCAACAGTTCTAGGAAGATCTGTGGACTTGGCAATATCACGGCCATTAAAGTTCAGAATGACATCTCCCGATTCGATACCGCCAGCAGCTGCAGGACCACCAGGCTCTACATTACGCACATAAGCACCGCGAGGCCTACCTAGGCCTAAGCTCTCCGCAATCTCTTTTGTGATTTCACCTAAGGCCACACCAATACGGCCACGTGTCATTTTTCCATTAGTACGCAACTGGTCGGCAACGCGCATCGCCTCATCAATCGGGATGGCAAAAGAGATGCCCATATACCCACCTGAACGACTAAAAATTTGGGAGTTGATACCAATGACCTGACCGGCAGTATTTAAGAGCGGTCCGCCAGAGTTACCCGGGTTTACTGCTACGTCCGTCTGAATAAATGGCAAATAGTCGCCGGTATCACGACTCTTAGCAGATACGATTCCCGCAGTCACTGTGTTCTCTAGGCCAAATGGAGATCCGATCGCTAAAACCCATTCACCCACTCTCACTCTGGATGAATCACCGAGCGCTAACTTTGGTAAGTCACGGGCTTCAATTTTAAGGACTGCAATATCAGTACGCTTATCAAGACCCAATAATTTGGCTTTGAACTCGCGCTTATCAGTCAAAGTGACATAAATCGTATTGGCGCCTTCAACCACGTGGGCATTGGTCAGAATCAAGCCATTGGATTCAATAATGAAACCAGAGCCAACTCCACGGTCAGCTTCTTGAGGTTGGCCAGGTTTTGGCTGTGCTTGTTTTGGACCGCCCGGTAATCCTGGGATAGGCACTCCAAAGAAACGCCGAAAGAACTCTGCTTGTTCCTCTGGCATACCGGGAATACCGCCTTGAGACTGAGCGGCTACTTTCTCCGTAGTGCGAATATTGACTACGGCAGGACTAGCTCGCTCCACTAAATCAGCAAAGTCAGGAATGGATAGCCGCGGAGCCTGTGCGAAGGCCGCCGAGACTATCGGAGTTTGTCCAAAGCTAACAATTGTCAGGAGCGCTAGGAGCGCAATAAAGTACTTTTTCATAATGCTATAGAGACCTGCTTGGTAAAAACCAATTAAATGACCTTAGGAAAGGACTAACTATAGATATTAGGGCAATTTGCCAAAAATCAAGGTACCGTTAGTACCCCCAAAGCCAAAGTTGTTTTTAATGGCATGGTCAATCTTGACATCGCGAGCTGTGTTGGCGCAGTAGTCCAAGTCACATTCAGGGTCTTGATTAAAGATATTGATGGTCGGTGGGGATTTTTGGTGATGCAGGGCCAGAATAGTAAATACCGACTCTAGCCCGCCTGCGCCACCTAAAAGGTGACCCGTCATCGATTTGGTGGAATTAATTAGGGTCTTCTTAGCATGATCGCCAAGTGCAGCCTTAATGGCGCCGGTTTCATTCTTATCACCCAGAGGGGTAGATGTACCATGCGCATTAATGTATTGAATCTGATCTGCATTCAGGCCAGCATCACGCATTGCATTGACCATGCAACGACGAGGGCCGTCCATATTAGGAGCAGTCATATGATAAGCGTCACCACTCATACCGAAGCCTAACAACTCACAGTAAATTTTTGCACCACGTGCTTTGGCATGCTCGTACTCTTCAATCACAACAACGCCAGCGCCCTCTCCTAATACAAAACCATCACGGTCTTTATCCCAAGGACGTGAAGCTGTTGCAGGGTCATCATTGCGTGTAGACAAGGCACGGGCTGAAGCAAATCCGCCAACACCCAATGCAGAGATAGTCGATTCCGCACCACCAGCGACCATAACATCTGCATCGCCATACTGAATTAAGCGTGCTGCCAAGCCAATGCTATGCAAACCCGTTGTACAGGCAGTAACTGCAGCAACGTTAGGACCCTTCAGTCCAAACAAGATGCTGAGGTGCCCCGAAATCATATTAATGATGGAGCCTGGCACAAAGAATGGAGAAATCCTTCGAGGACCACGAGCCAAAAGTTCAGCACCGGTCTCTTCAATCATAGGTAAACCACCAATACCAGAGCCCACCATCACACCAATACGCTCAGCATTTTCTTCAGTGACTTGAATACCGCTGTCTCGAATAGCCTGCGCTCCCGCCGCAATCCCGAAGTGAATAAAGGTATCCATGTGCCGCGCTTCTTTAGCGGACACATATTCTTCGACATTGAAATCTTTTACCTCTCCAGCGAAATGTACGCTTAAGGGGGTGTGGTCAAACTTCGTGATGGTAGCAATGCCTGATTTGCCCGCAAGCACGTTAGACCAAGCTACATCAACCGAATTACCAACAGGTGAAATAAGGCCTAAACCGGTAACAACAACCCGGCGACGGCCATTTGATGCTGACACAGTATTCGTTTTGTACTAAAAAGCTCGGGAATTAACCCTGAGCTTTAGATTGAGCAAAATCGATAGCGAGCTGAACAGTAGTAATTTTTTCAGCTTCCTCATCTGGTATCTCGATACCAAATTCATCTTCCAAAGCCATCACGAGCTCAACAGTGTCAAGAGAGTCTGCTCCTAGGTCATTCACAAAAGAAGATTCATTCTTGATATCCCCTTCAGCGACGCCCAATTGCTCAGCGACGATCTTCTTAACGCGTTGTTCGATGTTATCCATTAAATCCCCCAAGGGTTGTAAAAAAACGATGAAAAGGATTTTATCAGCTTGGCGGGCTTATTTAGCAAATCCGCCAAAAAATGACCAAATCCCGCTTGTTCTTAGGCTAAATAGAGGCCGCCATTGACATGTAAGGTATTTCCAGTGATGTAGCCTGCTGCTGGAGAGGCCAAAAATGCGACTGCCTGGGCCACATCCTCAGGACTACCAAGACGCGCCAAAGGAATGTTTGCTTTCAAGGCATTTTGCTGTTCTTCACTCAAAGCACGGGTCATATCCGTATCAATAAAACCGGGTGCAACACAATTGACAGTAATGTTACGGCTACCGATTTCTCGGGCTAAGGCGCGAGTCATTCCAGTTACTCCTGCTTTTGCAGCAGCGTAGTTCGCTTGCCCTGGATTGCCCATATGCCCGACGATGGAGGTGATATTAATAATGCGACCGGTACGCACCTTCATCATCGGACGCATTACCGCCTGTGATAAACGAAAAACCGCACTGAGATTGGTGTCGATGACATCGGTCCACTCATCTGTTTTCATGCGCATGGCGAGGTTATCGCGAGTGATGCCTGCGTTATTCACCAAAATACTGATACCGCCAAAATCTTTGACAATCAAATCGATAATGTCTTCGCATGCTTTTGGATCAGTCACATTGAGCACTTCACCACGGCCTCCACTCGCTTCAAGCCGCGCATGAATTGCTTTAGCGCCATCCACTGAGGTAGCAGTACCAATAACCTTAGCGCCACATTTCATTAATTCATCAGCAATGGCTTGCCCAATGCCCCGCGATGCGCCGGTTACTAATGCGATTTGTCCACTGAGGTCGAGATTCATAGTTATCTTCCGAGATTACTTTTGTCTATTGCTACGCTTTACTTTACTGCAAGCAAAGCCTCATTAAGGCTCACTTCATCAAACACAGGCAAACCAACAACATGTTCATTAATACGCTTTGTTAGACCAGCCAAGACCTTACCAGGACCGCACTCGACTACTTGAGTAATACCTTGCTGAGCCATGGCATTAATCGTTTCCTGCCAGCGCACTGGCTTTGCTGCTTGACGCACGAGCGCATCTTTAATCGCCGCAGGGTCACGCAAAATCTGCACATCCACGTTATTGATCACCGAGATCGCTGGGGTTTTGAATTCAATCTCAGTAAGGTAGGCTTTTAATTTCTCTGAAGCAGGCTGCAATAAGGATGAGTGGAAAGGAGCTGACACAGCTAAGGGTAAGGCACGTTTTGCACCTGCTGCCTTAAGCAATTCACATGCCTTTGTCACCGCATCACTGCCACCGGCAATCACCACCTGTCCAGGCGCGTTAAAGTTCACCGCCTCAACAACACCACCAGAAGCTTTGGCAGCCTCTGCACACACCGTTATCACAATCGCATCATCCAAACCAAGAATGGCAGCCATCCCGCCGCTACCAACTGGCACCGCAGTTTGCATTGCCTCCGCGCGAAAACGCACCAAGGGAACAGCATCTTTAAAAGAGATTACACCCGCAGCTACTAAGGCAGAATATTCGCCAAGACTATGGCCCGCCATTACTGTAGGCATAGCACCACCAGCGGCTAGCCATGAACGATAAAAGGCAATCGCTGCAGTCAACATGACAGGCTGAGTATTGGTGGTCAAAGCGAGTGCTTCTGCTGGCCCATCGGCGATCAGCTTGGCAATATCTTCGCCCAATGATTCTGATGCTTCCTCTAAAGTGGCTCGTACTTCAGGACGATTAGAGATCGTATTGAGCATGCCCACCGACTGGGAACCTTGACCGGGAAATACAAAGGCAAATGTCATAGAAATAATCGCTAATGAATTTTGATAAATTTAATGAGTGGCTAATTTAATACTTGACAGCTACTGCACCCCAGGCAAAACCACCGCCCACACCCTCTAGCAGGAGGTGTTGCCCCCGCTGAATTTGGCCCGAGCGCACGCCCGCATCTAAGGCAAGGGGAATAGAAGCTGCAGAGGTATTGCCATGCTCATGGACAGTGACGATCACTTTATCCATCGACATACCCATCTTACGAGCCGTGCTCTCCATAATCCGAATATTCGCTTGATGGGGCACCAACCAATCAATCTGCTCAGGCTTCAATTGGGCTTTTTCCAAAACTTCATGTGCGACTTGCTCGAGCACCTTCACTGCCAATTTAAATACTGCAGGACCATCCATCGTCATAAAAGGAGAGCCATGCACTTCTCCATGACCAGCGCGCCCAGGCACACATAAAATATCACGTTGACTGCCATCCGCATGCAAAGCGGTAGCCAATATACCAGGCTCACTTGAGGCCTCTAGCACGACTGCACCAGCGCCATCACCAAACAAAACAGAGGTAGTACGGTCTTCGAAATTTAAAATACGAGAAAAAGTTTCCGCCCCGAGTACCAGCACTTTTTTATACGTGCCGGTTCGAATAAATGCATCCGCTATCGCTAGTGCATACGTGAAGCCAGCACACACGGCCTGCACATCAAACGCAGCGCAATGGGTATGCGCACCCAACTTATCTTGCACCACACAAGCCGTACTGGGAAATCCACCTAAATGGTCGGGCGTTGAGGTTGCCAAAATAATGAGATCGAGATCTTCAGAAGTGCAACCAGCAACTGTTAAGGCTGCTTGTGCAGCGCTCACTGCGAGATCGCTCGTGAGTTGATTGTCTGCGGCAAAGTGACGAGCAGAAATACCGCTACGAGTCACAATCCATTCATCGCTTGTTTCAATACCAATCTTAGCCAAACGCTCCACTAGGTCTTGATTACTTATGCGCTGCTCAGGAAGGTAACTTCCCGTTCCCGCTATACGTGAATACGTCGTCATAATGATGTTGTCTCCACCACAAAAGCCTGAGCAATACGCTCTACCATGCGATTCTTTGCCGCCTCATAGGCGCGGTCTACAGCAAAGCCAAATGCAAAACGATCTGCGGAACCATGGCTCTTAATGACACAGCCCCGTAAACCCAATAATACTGCGCCGTTATACCGACGGTGATCTACCCGTTTGCGAACACGCAATAAAGGCACCATAGCGCAGATTGCCATCAATTTGGTCAGCAATGAACGATTAAATTCATGTTTAATCAAGCCGCTCATCATCTTTGCCAAGCCTTCACTGGCTTTTAAGACCACGTTCCCAACAAAGCCATCGCACACCACAATATCGGTCGTACCTTTAAAAATATCATCGCCCTCTACGTTGCCGTAAAAGTTTAAATTGGTTTGATGCAGTAGTTCACCCGTCCGCTTCACTACTTCATTGCCCTTGATGACCTCTTCTCCAATGTTGAGAAGTCCAATCGAAGGATTGGGTATGCCATCAATAACTTGCAACATCACATTGGCCATTTGAGCAAACTGCACGAGATGCATCGGCTCACAATCTGAATTAGCACCTAAATCCAACATCGTGGTACCAAGGCCTTTTTCATTTGGAATCGCAGCTGCGATAGCCGGACGGTCAACGCCATCTAATGTTTTGAGGATGTAGCGAGAGATCGCCATCAACGCACCCGTGTTCCCAGAAGAGATGATGGCATCAGCAAGCCCATCCTTCACTTGCGTAATTGCTACGCGCATGGAGGAATCTTTTTTGCGACGCAAAGCTACCTCAATGGGATCATCCATTAAGACAACTTCACTAGCGGAAATAATCTGAATGCGCTCCATCGGAGCCTGAGGAAACTCGATCAAGGCTTGCTTGATCAACTCCGCATTGCCTACTAGGACAATTTTGACGTCTGAATGTTTTTGGAGAAAATCACAAGATGCAGGAATGGTAACCACCAAGCCATGATCTCCGCCCATAGCATCGATCGCAAGTGTGACGCTCATAAAATGAGTAGTTGCAGCAAGTGGTTAAGTAAAGAAAAAGCGGCTTTAAAAGGAGCCGCTTATATCTTTTAGACTAAGAAATTAGTCGTTTTTAGTTTTAACAACTTTGCGGCCACGGTAGTAGCCATTTGGTGAAATGTGGTGGCGCAAATGGGCTTCACCAGTAGTGGCTTCGACAGCCGTAGCAGGTGCGGTCAAAAAGTCGTGCGCACGGTGCATGCCACGTTTGGATGGGGATTTTTTATTCTGTTGGACGGCCATATTGAACTCCTAAGCAAGGCGACATTCTAGCATGGAAAATTCGCTAACTGCTTGATTTATCCTGAAATAAGCCCAACAGTAAACCCATGATTTCTACTCTTTTAAAGAATTTTTCTTTATATTTTTCAATATGTTAAAGGGGGTTTGCGGCTTTTCAGTTTGATCAGATGCCTCATCAGGGGACCCAAATGAGGAACTGTGCGCCTCACAAGCCCCTTCAGGATGCTTCGGAATCAGGGGTAAAGACAGCAAGATCTCATCTTCTATTAGCTCTAGTAAGTCAAAATGCTGACTTGCCACCAGAGGCTCTTGCTGGTCATCCTCCATGGGATAGGCATCCGCTTCATCCTCATTGGCTACCATCACAAATTGGCGCACCTCAGACACATCCAGTTGGCAATCTTGCAAACAGCGCTGGCAAACCACTCGGATGCAGCCCTTTAAGCCTAAATGAAGGATTTGACGATGCTCTGAACCCGGAGAATCCAGAAAATGGGTGTCGACCTGCCACTGAAATCCATCCCCTGATTCAATCGCAGAGGCCTCCTCCGCCAAGCGCGGTAGGGCGGTAATCTCCAGAAATCCCTCGCCTTTATACGACTGGGGGGCACAAAAATCAACCTTGCGCAAAGCACTTGGGTCGGAAGAGAGTTCAACTTGAGGTAAAACTTGATTACGATTCATAGCATGAGTCTAATTGATGGCCTTCGTGAAAGCATATGAGTTGATGGGTAATCCAGTGAAAAAGTTGATTTTGGCATCGACCTCGGTATATCGCCGTGAACTCTTGGAACGCCTAGGCATTCCCTTTACAGTCGTCTCACCCCAAGTGGATGAGACTCCACTCCCCGGTGAAACCACCACTGATTTAGCCTTGAGGCTAGCAAAAGCAAAAGCGGCGGCTGTAGCCAAAGATCACCCTGAGGCTTGGGTGATTGGCTCTGACCAGGTTGCTGACTTATGCGGTGCTGCGATCGGTAAGCCCGGAAACTTTGAACGGGCAAAGGCGCAACTGCAACTCATGCGCGGCGCTACGGTAACCTTTCAGACGGCATTGTGTTTGATGCATGGCTATCAAGAGACCACTTTGAATGTCCCCACTGAAGTGAAGTTTCGTGATCTGCCTGACGCAGCATTGGAAGCGTATCTTTTGGCCGAGCAGCCTTATGATTGTGCCGGTAGTGCCAAGTCTGAAGGCATGGGGATCGCTTTATTAGAGAGTATTAAGAGTGATGATCCTACTGCCTTGATAGGCTTACCCTTAATTGCTCTGAGCGGCCTATTAAGAAATGCAGGCTTTGCGATCCCACATCAGGATTAAAGTAGCGACAAAAGAAAAAATAAAAAAGTTATTGAAAAGAATTTACAAAAATATGAGCGCATCACTAGGCACCCTCTTTTTAATTCCAAATACCTTGGGGGATGAGTCTCGCGCCGAACAATTGCCTTGGGTTCTACCCAGAGAAACCATCGCACAAACAGCCAAGCTCGTCCATTGGGTTGTGGAAGATGCTAAGACTGCACGGGCTTTTTTGAAAGCCGTTGATAGCGTTACGCCACTTGTATGCAGTATTCAAGAAATGCAAATGAGTGAATGGCGTGGAGTGGCACGCAATGCAAAATATGGTGATGCTGTAAAACCCCTCGATTTACTCAAGCCCTTAATGCATGGCAAAGATATGGGTTTAATGTCAGAGGCGGGCGTACCAGGAGTGGCAGACCCTGGAGCTGAAATAGTATTAGCGGCCCATAAACTGGGTGCTAAAGTAAAGCCTTTAGTCGGCCCAAGCTCTATTCTGTTGGGTTTAATGGCGAGCGGTTTAAATGGGCAACGCTTTGCGTTTCAGGGATACATTCCCCATAATGCGCAAGATCGTATTGCCAAACTTAAATACCTAGAAACCGAATCTAGAAAATTACAGCAAACTCAAATTTGGATTGAGACGCCTTATCGCAATACCGCCATGCTGATGGCTTGCCTCAATACGCTGGCGCCCCAGTCACTTCTTTGCATTGGAATGGATCTGAGTCTCGCAACGGAAACTATTACAACGCTACCTATCGCGGATTGGCGTAAGCGCTTTCCGAATGAGGCTGCCTGCACTTCTCTACAAAACCGACCAGCAGTATTTCTACTGCTAGCTTAGGTAGGCTACTTTAAATCTGGCGTCTTGATCAACGCTTTACCAGCAGCAGTTCCCACTTCAGCACCAAAGCGTTTTGCTACGCGCTCCGCAAAGTTTTCTTTCATGGTGTAGTCCAGAATATCGGGGGCCTTAAAAACATCCCGTGCTACGGTATCGACAGTGCCATAACCATCAACCAGACCTACTTTGATAGCTTGTTCGCCATTCCAAACACGGCCTGAAAACATATCGGCGGTTTCTTTTAAGCGATCACCGCGCCCTGCTTTAACAACATCAATAAATTGCTGATGAATTTCATCGATCATATTTTTGAGCATCTCTACTTGCTTTGGATTTTCCTTGGAGAATGGATCCATCATCCCTTTGTTAGATCCGGCAGTGATCATACGGCGCGTGACACCCAATTTTTCCATCAAGCCCGTAAAACCAAAGCCTTCCATGATGACGCCAATCGAGCCTACCAAACTAGCCTTATCCACCAAAATTTGATCCGCAGCTACCGCAACGTAATAACCACCTGAAGCGCAAATATCCTCTACAACTGCATAAAAGGGTTTACTGGGATAGAGTTTGCG from Polynucleobacter antarcticus harbors:
- a CDS encoding YceD family protein, with translation MNRNQVLPQVELSSDPSALRKVDFCAPQSYKGEGFLEITALPRLAEEASAIESGDGFQWQVDTHFLDSPGSEHRQILHLGLKGCIRVVCQRCLQDCQLDVSEVRQFVMVANEDEADAYPMEDDQQEPLVASQHFDLLELIEDEILLSLPLIPKHPEGACEAHSSSFGSPDEASDQTEKPQTPFNILKNIKKNSLKE
- the acpP gene encoding acyl carrier protein, translated to MDNIEQRVKKIVAEQLGVAEGDIKNESSFVNDLGADSLDTVELVMALEDEFGIEIPDEEAEKITTVQLAIDFAQSKAQG
- the rpmF gene encoding 50S ribosomal protein L32, yielding MAVQQNKKSPSKRGMHRAHDFLTAPATAVEATTGEAHLRHHISPNGYYRGRKVVKTKND
- the sppA gene encoding signal peptide peptidase SppA is translated as MDQSQPDNANPNWERQALEHLLLENLKETRKARRWKAVLRVLTLVVFVGVILALFDFEIPGRGMNSEKHTALVTLEGEISSSSMANALDINASLTSAFENQHSVGVILRINSPGGSPVQAGMINDEIQRLRKLYPSKPFYAVVEDICASGGYYVAVAADQILVDKASLVGSIGVIMEGFGFTGLMEKLGVTRRMITAGSNKGMMDPFSKENPKQVEMLKNMIDEIHQQFIDVVKAGRGDRLKETADMFSGRVWNGEQAIKVGLVDGYGTVDTVARDVFKAPDILDYTMKENFAERVAKRFGAEVGTAAGKALIKTPDLK
- the plsX gene encoding phosphate acyltransferase PlsX is translated as MSVTLAIDAMGGDHGLVVTIPASCDFLQKHSDVKIVLVGNAELIKQALIEFPQAPMERIQIISASEVVLMDDPIEVALRRKKDSSMRVAITQVKDGLADAIISSGNTGALMAISRYILKTLDGVDRPAIAAAIPNEKGLGTTMLDLGANSDCEPMHLVQFAQMANVMLQVIDGIPNPSIGLLNIGEEVIKGNEVVKRTGELLHQTNLNFYGNVEGDDIFKGTTDIVVCDGFVGNVVLKASEGLAKMMSGLIKHEFNRSLLTKLMAICAMVPLLRVRKRVDHRRYNGAVLLGLRGCVIKSHGSADRFAFGFAVDRAYEAAKNRMVERIAQAFVVETTSL
- a CDS encoding DegQ family serine endoprotease, yielding MKKYFIALLALLTIVSFGQTPIVSAAFAQAPRLSIPDFADLVERASPAVVNIRTTEKVAAQSQGGIPGMPEEQAEFFRRFFGVPIPGLPGGPKQAQPKPGQPQEADRGVGSGFIIESNGLILTNAHVVEGANTIYVTLTDKREFKAKLLGLDKRTDIAVLKIEARDLPKLALGDSSRVRVGEWVLAIGSPFGLENTVTAGIVSAKSRDTGDYLPFIQTDVAVNPGNSGGPLLNTAGQVIGINSQIFSRSGGYMGISFAIPIDEAMRVADQLRTNGKMTRGRIGVALGEITKEIAESLGLGRPRGAYVRNVEPGGPAAAGGIESGDVILNFNGRDIAKSTDLPRTVGDTKPGTTSTVQVWRKGGTKDLMVTVVDAEASQAPVKKSEGSSSGSGSTNSNSLGVAVAELSDAKKRELSIRGGVEVTSLGDGPLGRAGVRSGDVIIRIADTDISGVKQFETLVKGLDANKAVPIFIRRADSTLVIPVKPK
- a CDS encoding Maf family nucleotide pyrophosphatase translates to MAFVKAYELMGNPVKKLILASTSVYRRELLERLGIPFTVVSPQVDETPLPGETTTDLALRLAKAKAAAVAKDHPEAWVIGSDQVADLCGAAIGKPGNFERAKAQLQLMRGATVTFQTALCLMHGYQETTLNVPTEVKFRDLPDAALEAYLLAEQPYDCAGSAKSEGMGIALLESIKSDDPTALIGLPLIALSGLLRNAGFAIPHQD
- the fabG gene encoding 3-oxoacyl-ACP reductase FabG, encoding MNLDLSGQIALVTGASRGIGQAIADELMKCGAKVIGTATSVDGAKAIHARLEASGGRGEVLNVTDPKACEDIIDLIVKDFGGISILVNNAGITRDNLAMRMKTDEWTDVIDTNLSAVFRLSQAVMRPMMKVRTGRIINITSIVGHMGNPGQANYAAAKAGVTGMTRALAREIGSRNITVNCVAPGFIDTDMTRALSEEQQNALKANIPLARLGSPEDVAQAVAFLASPAAGYITGNTLHVNGGLYLA
- the fabF gene encoding beta-ketoacyl-ACP synthase II encodes the protein MSASNGRRRVVVTGLGLISPVGNSVDVAWSNVLAGKSGIATITKFDHTPLSVHFAGEVKDFNVEEYVSAKEARHMDTFIHFGIAAGAQAIRDSGIQVTEENAERIGVMVGSGIGGLPMIEETGAELLARGPRRISPFFVPGSIINMISGHLSILFGLKGPNVAAVTACTTGLHSIGLAARLIQYGDADVMVAGGAESTISALGVGGFASARALSTRNDDPATASRPWDKDRDGFVLGEGAGVVVIEEYEHAKARGAKIYCELLGFGMSGDAYHMTAPNMDGPRRCMVNAMRDAGLNADQIQYINAHGTSTPLGDKNETGAIKAALGDHAKKTLINSTKSMTGHLLGGAGGLESVFTILALHHQKSPPTINIFNQDPECDLDYCANTARDVKIDHAIKNNFGFGGTNGTLIFGKLP
- the fabD gene encoding ACP S-malonyltransferase; the protein is MTFAFVFPGQGSQSVGMLNTISNRPEVRATLEEASESLGEDIAKLIADGPAEALALTTNTQPVMLTAAIAFYRSWLAAGGAMPTVMAGHSLGEYSALVAAGVISFKDAVPLVRFRAEAMQTAVPVGSGGMAAILGLDDAIVITVCAEAAKASGGVVEAVNFNAPGQVVIAGGSDAVTKACELLKAAGAKRALPLAVSAPFHSSLLQPASEKLKAYLTEIEFKTPAISVINNVDVQILRDPAAIKDALVRQAAKPVRWQETINAMAQQGITQVVECGPGKVLAGLTKRINEHVVGLPVFDEVSLNEALLAVK
- a CDS encoding beta-ketoacyl-ACP synthase III, with amino-acid sequence MTTYSRIAGTGSYLPEQRISNQDLVERLAKIGIETSDEWIVTRSGISARHFAADNQLTSDLAVSAAQAALTVAGCTSEDLDLIILATSTPDHLGGFPSTACVVQDKLGAHTHCAAFDVQAVCAGFTYALAIADAFIRTGTYKKVLVLGAETFSRILNFEDRTTSVLFGDGAGAVVLEASSEPGILATALHADGSQRDILCVPGRAGHGEVHGSPFMTMDGPAVFKLAVKVLEQVAHEVLEKAQLKPEQIDWLVPHQANIRIMESTARKMGMSMDKVIVTVHEHGNTSAASIPLALDAGVRSGQIQRGQHLLLEGVGGGFAWGAVAVKY
- a CDS encoding SAM-dependent methyltransferase, whose translation is MSASLGTLFLIPNTLGDESRAEQLPWVLPRETIAQTAKLVHWVVEDAKTARAFLKAVDSVTPLVCSIQEMQMSEWRGVARNAKYGDAVKPLDLLKPLMHGKDMGLMSEAGVPGVADPGAEIVLAAHKLGAKVKPLVGPSSILLGLMASGLNGQRFAFQGYIPHNAQDRIAKLKYLETESRKLQQTQIWIETPYRNTAMLMACLNTLAPQSLLCIGMDLSLATETITTLPIADWRKRFPNEAACTSLQNRPAVFLLLA